The following proteins are encoded in a genomic region of Paenibacillus sp. FSL H3-0469:
- a CDS encoding FixH family protein, which yields MMKPRMRRGLICIVMGMTLAGCSGNKDDEMQMQMQAAANSSMSPIKVELSWTPEEVTAGTAISFKAVVTQDGEPVDDAREVMFEVNESTDKTKKIEIKGESAGEGAYVGEHTFEEAGEFSVTSHVTARTQHSMPSKNLVVAP from the coding sequence ATGATGAAGCCAAGGATGCGCAGGGGACTTATATGTATTGTGATGGGGATGACACTAGCCGGATGCTCGGGGAATAAGGACGATGAGATGCAGATGCAGATGCAGGCGGCGGCCAATTCCTCCATGTCACCGATTAAGGTGGAGCTGAGCTGGACTCCGGAGGAAGTAACCGCAGGAACGGCAATTAGCTTCAAGGCTGTGGTGACACAGGACGGTGAACCGGTAGATGATGCTAGAGAAGTTATGTTTGAGGTAAATGAGTCCACAGATAAGACTAAAAAGATTGAAATCAAGGGTGAAAGTGCCGGAGAAGGGGCTTATGTCGGGGAACATACCTTTGAAGAGGCGGGCGAATTCAGCGTCACTTCACATGTGACTGCCCGGACACAGCATTCCATGCCAAGCAAGAATCTTGTGGTAGCGCCGTAA
- a CDS encoding HAD-IA family hydrolase, whose product MPITAVLFDLDDTLLWDDRSVEEAFRYASEAAGDSVDPQELEAAVRREARALYESYETYPFTKLIGINPFEALWANFTAGEQPEFRQLEQLAPVYRKESWRRGLAALGVEDEALAAQLADKFAAERRSRPYIYEETLQVLNELRGKVKLLLLTNGCPALQQEKLDGVPELTPYFDHVVISGSFGKGKPDKGIFEHALGLLDIAPEQGIMVGDKLTTDILGGLSAGLTTVWINRNAKASDPEITPDYQISHLSELLPLVDSL is encoded by the coding sequence ATGCCGATTACCGCCGTACTATTTGACCTTGACGATACTCTGCTGTGGGATGACCGCAGCGTGGAAGAAGCCTTCCGCTATGCTAGTGAGGCGGCTGGAGATTCCGTTGATCCGCAGGAGCTGGAAGCTGCTGTACGCAGAGAAGCCCGTGCCCTCTATGAATCCTATGAGACATATCCGTTCACCAAGCTAATCGGTATTAACCCATTTGAAGCGCTATGGGCGAATTTCACTGCCGGTGAACAGCCGGAGTTCCGTCAACTGGAACAGCTTGCCCCTGTCTACCGTAAGGAATCCTGGCGCCGCGGCCTCGCCGCACTCGGGGTAGAGGATGAAGCGCTGGCTGCACAGTTGGCTGACAAGTTCGCCGCTGAGCGCCGCAGCCGTCCTTATATCTATGAAGAGACGCTTCAGGTGCTGAACGAGTTGCGCGGTAAGGTCAAGCTGCTGCTGCTGACAAACGGTTGTCCGGCACTTCAGCAGGAGAAGCTGGACGGTGTGCCGGAGCTTACTCCGTATTTTGACCATGTTGTGATTTCGGGAAGCTTCGGCAAAGGCAAGCCGGACAAGGGAATCTTCGAGCATGCGCTCGGACTGCTGGATATTGCTCCAGAGCAAGGGATCATGGTGGGCGATAAGCTTACGACAGATATTCTTGGCGGATTGTCTGCCGGACTGACCACAGTCTGGATCAACCGGAATGCGAAAGCATCGGACCCGGAGATTACGCCGGATTACCAGATCAGCCATCTCTCCGAGCTACTGCCGCTTGTAGACTCCCTATAA
- a CDS encoding DUF896 domain-containing protein, whose translation MNIDELVARINELARKAKNGGLNEEELAERAKLREIYLGNIRTNFRAQLDTIEIVDNPEHEEGNNGLKH comes from the coding sequence TTGAATATTGACGAATTGGTCGCACGCATCAATGAATTGGCACGCAAAGCTAAGAACGGCGGCCTGAATGAAGAGGAACTGGCTGAACGTGCCAAGCTCCGCGAGATTTACCTGGGGAATATCCGCACTAACTTTCGGGCCCAGCTTGATACTATCGAAATTGTGGACAATCCGGAGCATGAAGAGGGCAATAACGGACTTAAGCATTAG
- a CDS encoding LysM peptidoglycan-binding domain-containing protein, producing MLKYSTYNSIYNNEDIKVSAPGNPTAHSNVTKVKDAILHSLTVLSSLFRQVSLMKMVLVLMLVISGFTVVGNVFAGSVSSLKPDKRIVVERGDTLWSIALSNKPEDMRTAVYIEGIMKTNHLENSVIKAGDILTLPLY from the coding sequence ATGTTAAAGTATAGTACCTACAACAGCATCTACAATAATGAGGATATCAAGGTGTCTGCTCCCGGTAATCCAACTGCTCATAGTAATGTAACCAAGGTCAAGGATGCGATTCTTCATAGTCTCACTGTGCTATCATCACTATTCCGTCAGGTCAGCCTGATGAAGATGGTCCTGGTGCTGATGCTTGTCATTTCTGGATTCACTGTAGTGGGCAATGTTTTTGCCGGTTCGGTCTCTTCACTGAAGCCCGATAAGCGGATCGTAGTCGAACGCGGAGATACCTTATGGAGCATTGCGTTAAGTAACAAGCCTGAGGACATGAGGACAGCCGTATATATAGAAGGAATAATGAAGACGAATCATTTGGAGAACAGCGTCATTAAGGCCGGAGATATTCTGACTTTACCTTTATATTGA
- the lexA gene encoding transcriptional repressor LexA, whose amino-acid sequence MSKISSRQLAILEFIRNEVRSKGYPPSVREIGEAVGLASSSTVHGHLDRLEKKGLIRRDPTKPRAIELLGQEDSENVHQFVQTVTRIPVVGKVTAGVPITATENIEDYFPLPAHYVGDNKVFMLSVLGDSMVDAGIMNGDYVIVRQQQTADNGDIVVAMTEEDEATVKTFYKERDHIRLQPENPAYEPLRLNRVTILGRVIGLFRDIH is encoded by the coding sequence ATGTCAAAGATTTCTAGTCGTCAGCTGGCGATCCTGGAATTTATACGTAATGAAGTCCGCAGCAAGGGTTATCCTCCGTCTGTCCGCGAGATTGGCGAGGCTGTCGGCCTGGCCTCCAGTTCTACTGTGCATGGTCACTTGGACCGGCTTGAGAAGAAGGGCCTGATCCGCCGTGACCCTACGAAGCCGCGTGCGATTGAATTGCTCGGCCAGGAAGATTCAGAGAATGTGCATCAATTCGTCCAGACCGTTACCCGCATCCCGGTAGTGGGTAAGGTTACAGCTGGTGTTCCTATTACTGCAACAGAGAATATTGAGGATTACTTCCCGTTGCCTGCTCATTATGTAGGCGATAACAAGGTATTTATGCTTTCTGTCCTTGGTGACAGTATGGTGGATGCCGGAATTATGAATGGGGATTATGTCATCGTACGCCAGCAGCAAACTGCCGACAATGGCGATATTGTTGTAGCGATGACCGAAGAAGATGAAGCAACGGTCAAGACCTTCTACAAGGAACGGGATCATATCAGGCTGCAGCCGGAGAATCCGGCGTACGAGCCTCTCCGCCTTAACCGCGTTACGATTTTGGGCCGGGTCATCGGATTATTCCGCGATATCCACTAA
- a CDS encoding L,D-transpeptidase — protein sequence MPNYRIIVDLSQRMLYLLDNDVVTRGFPVGIGKMLTVSPVGEYTIINKQPNPGGPFGAFWMGLSKPHYGIHGTNDPSSIGHMVSHGCIRMYNADVLALAALVPIGILVTIRE from the coding sequence ATGCCCAATTATCGAATTATCGTCGATCTGTCACAGCGCATGCTGTACCTGCTGGATAATGACGTTGTCACCAGAGGCTTCCCTGTCGGCATCGGCAAAATGTTAACCGTCTCCCCTGTAGGCGAATACACCATCATTAACAAGCAGCCCAATCCGGGTGGCCCGTTCGGTGCCTTCTGGATGGGACTGTCCAAGCCGCATTACGGCATCCACGGAACCAATGACCCATCCTCCATCGGCCACATGGTCTCTCACGGCTGTATTCGTATGTATAACGCAGATGTACTCGCCCTGGCCGCCCTTGTTCCCATAGGTATCCTTGTCACCATCCGGGAATAG